ATAACGCGACAGGCTGCGCGGTCATGCTCGAGACGGTCGGCGCCCTTAACGATCTTATCCGGTCGGGCGCCCTGCCGAGGCCCAGACGGTCGATCCGTATCTGGATGGGGCAGGAGATGTATGGTTCGCTGGCGTTTGCCGAGGGCAATATCGGGCGTCTGCGAAAGACCCTCGCCGCGGTATGCTGCGATACGCCCGCGCCGGATTACGAGCTTCTGTCCTCGACCATCAGGGTGTACATGGACTGCAATGTGTGCCCGACATTTACCGATGCGGTGTATCCGGAGGTTTTCAGAGCTTATTACCGGAGCATCCGGTCGAACAAGGTCATTATCATTTCCCCGTTTCTCGGAGGTACGGATACATACTTTTGTGAGCCGATGATTGGCGTACCCACGAATTTTGTCTACATGGAAAACGGGTCGCCGCTTCACCACTGTTCGCTCGATACAATCGACAAGGTCGATGTCCGTTCCCTCCGCGACCTGTGCGTCACCAACGCCCTGTACCTCTATTACATGGCGGATGCAGGACTGGATAATGTCCCGTACATGGCGCAGCTTACGTTCGACAGGGGAGTACAGGTCATTCTCGACAAGACCGCTGAAATGAAAGCCCGTCTGGCATCTGCTCAGGACGGCGAAGCGCTCGGAAAGGCGATGGCGGAAGGGGTAAAAGCCATCGGGTATTATACCGGCCTCCAGAAGGATGCGCTTACCAGTATCGAACGTGTCGTTTCCGCCGATGAGAAAGTAAAAGTCAGAAAAATGACGGCGCGCTACATTGAAGATACCGGTGCGATCGGTGAAATGATGAAAAAACAGTTCACCGCTTCTGCGGAAGAGAAGGCAAAATCCGGAAATATCAGGATAGTCGCATACAAAGAAAAATCCGGGCCATGGGAACAGGAAGCGCGGACGATTGTCCCGAAACGGAAGTATTTCGGCTCGTTGACCCTCGATGGGATTCCCGTGGAGGAATGGAAAGAGGTGAACTCTTCCCCGCGGTGGTGGTCGCCGGGATCGTGGGCAGCCGCATCGTACTGGTGGTGCGACGGGAAACGGAATCTGCTCGAAGTCAGGGAATGCCTTGAACTGGAAGCTGGGTATCCCGTAAAGAACTTCGATCTGATAAACTACTATAAGTTTCTCGAAAAACAGGGATTTGTCGAGTTTGTTAAATAGGGAGGCATCTGCGGACGAAAAAGCA
This genomic interval from bacterium contains the following:
- a CDS encoding M28 family peptidase; translated protein: MAKNGFFIACAAVLVLFLPDRGDTAEIQELLPVVRREIKGDRALGYVRRIWQYDKWSTLPMWKKSAQEACAIMKERGFDEAEVINTPADGVASYGTWTNPIGWDCGEASLVVTEPADIPGEYRFLANYKYNPSSLTFFSCPTPPEGIEAEIAVLDKPDPEALGRLDARGKIILVSSGAGRLKRYLDRNGIYGVVCDNEIEGHPEANAWLNTWSDSPGGWLMNAADSRNGFCFAISKAKGDYLRKLISEGKTVKVRAMVKSRYFTDDVLPYVTGCIRGSGSEGEEVLIGGHLFEWGANDNATGCAVMLETVGALNDLIRSGALPRPRRSIRIWMGQEMYGSLAFAEGNIGRLRKTLAAVCCDTPAPDYELLSSTIRVYMDCNVCPTFTDAVYPEVFRAYYRSIRSNKVIIISPFLGGTDTYFCEPMIGVPTNFVYMENGSPLHHCSLDTIDKVDVRSLRDLCVTNALYLYYMADAGLDNVPYMAQLTFDRGVQVILDKTAEMKARLASAQDGEALGKAMAEGVKAIGYYTGLQKDALTSIERVVSADEKVKVRKMTARYIEDTGAIGEMMKKQFTASAEEKAKSGNIRIVAYKEKSGPWEQEARTIVPKRKYFGSLTLDGIPVEEWKEVNSSPRWWSPGSWAAASYWWCDGKRNLLEVRECLELEAGYPVKNFDLINYYKFLEKQGFVEFVK